In Cololabis saira isolate AMF1-May2022 chromosome 1, fColSai1.1, whole genome shotgun sequence, the following proteins share a genomic window:
- the LOC133451252 gene encoding histone PARylation factor 1, giving the protein MTGRAKRKPKSLQESDSTNGEVKKARSEESKAAPLSGVTSEQRDEMVQLYGFQMPEDLYHFWDFCKECCPANPRGALKDTLDLQLVGPFDVLAGAHRNSKNTEPNFHLHWRYFYDPPEFQTLLQGSEDSQHHMGYYRDTPDSLPAFVGENEAKKGCTIKQMGDNLFAAVYLYSLRKRKERSGNKAELEAWKDLEAKLRGKAETLGFSLEQKTKGMKQRDKKVVTKTFHGAGIVVPVDKNDVGYRELPETDAGLKKICKAIVEARNDEERVKAFGPIQEMITFVQFANDECDYGMGYELGIDLFAYGSHYFHKVIKQHLPMAYNLLKRNLFGEILEAHLSSRSHDNLDQLSAH; this is encoded by the exons ATGACAGGGCGCgcaaaaagaaaacccaaatcACTTCAG GAGTCAGACTCAACCAATGGAGAGGTGAAGAAGGCCCGAAGTGAAGAGTCCAAAGCTGCACCGTTGTCGGGAGTGACGTCGGAGCAACGTGATGAAATGGTGCAGCTGTATGGTTTTCAGATGCCAGAAGATCTGTACCACTTCTGGGATTTCTGCAAAGAGTGTTGTCCTGCCAACCCCCGTG GTGCACTGAAGGACACGCTGGATTTACAGTTGGTTGGTCCCTTTGATGTTTTGGCCGGAGCTCACAGAAACTCTAAAAACACCGAGCCTAACTTCCATCTTCACTGGAGGTATTTTTATGACCCCCCAGAGTTTCAGACTTTACTGCAGGGAAGTGAGGACAGCCAGCATCACATGGGCTACTACAG AGATACTCCAGACTCCCTTCCTGCATTTGTTGGGGAAAATGAAGCTAAGAAAGGCTGCACTATAAAACAGATGGGGGATAACCTGTTTGCGGCTGTTTA CTTATATTCGCTGAGGAAGAGGAAAGAGAGGAGTGGTAACAAAGCAGAGCTCGAGGCTTGGAAAGACCTGGAGGCAAAGCTGAGGGGCAAAGCTGAGACGCTCGGCTTTTCTTTAGAGCAGAAGACCAAAGGCATGAAGCAGAGGGACAAGAAG GTGGTCACCAAGACATTCCACGGTGCTGGCATCGTTGTACCTGTAGACAAGAATGATGTAGGATATAGAGAACTGCCGGAAACAGACG CTGGTCTCAAGAAGATCTGTAAAGCAATTGTAGAAGCACGCAACGATGAAGAGCGTGTCAAAGCCTTTGGACCGATCCAGGAGATGATCACCTTCGTTCAGTTTGCTAACGATGAGTGCGACTACGGAATGGGCTACGAACTGGGAATAGACCTCTTCGCTTACGGATCGCAT TACTTTCACAAGGTTATCAAGCAACACCTGCCCATGGCCTACAACTTGCTGAAAAGGAATTTGTTTGGTGAAATTTTGGAGGCCCACCTTTCCAGCCGTAGCCATGACAACCTAGACCAGCTGtctgcacattaa